In a single window of the Rhizobium tropici CIAT 899 genome:
- a CDS encoding hydantoinase/oxoprolinase family protein, translating to MADAAGQARGASQQDWKIGVDIGGTFIDFCALESRSGRVASLKVLTTPDDPGAELMTGLSLLAEREGLEPEAISRFVHGTTVGINTVIQRRGVSLALMTNAGFEDVIELARLRMSDVYSLFCSRPEQLIARDMIFGIPARLRADGSEAQAPDMKAVAAAVAAARAKGAAGIIISFLHSWRDDAQETAVKNEIEKLAPDLFVFTSSEVWPVIREYERTTTAILNGYVHPRVSGYLTALEDKLASRGVKAPALLTKSNGGVMNAAEGKRSCVQMLLSGTASGVIGAAWLARLAGEKHVLTLDIGGTSADFALIINGEPQFGTGELIGEFPLHIPSVSVSSIGIGGGSIASIDAHGVLRVGPESAGSTPGPACYGRGGTQATVTDAMAVCGWLGHSEMAYGQLQVDVGLARTAVATLAERIGRSVEEVSQAILDIAISEMFVEVEKLASRAGVDLREFTLMPFGGGGPMLGAFLAREFRMAKVIGPPRPGVVSALGGLVADLRGDFIKTIFTHLSPEAVPLLRGSSEALSAEGRSWLIKQGYEGPAELRISADMRYVGQSFEIEVPLRAAWVAEGDLAAMEEAFHAMHARLYDFADPDGRIEIVNLRLSAIGAGPAPQTTVGLGEIVGMAEPEREIPVYTGKAFEWIGLYRRDQLHPGGHFSGPAVVAQDDTTFAIPAGTQVTIDRHLNLHLTFSE from the coding sequence ATGGCGGACGCGGCAGGGCAGGCTCGAGGGGCTTCGCAGCAGGATTGGAAGATCGGTGTCGACATCGGCGGCACCTTCATCGACTTCTGCGCGCTGGAAAGCCGCTCCGGTCGCGTCGCTTCGCTCAAGGTGCTGACGACGCCCGATGATCCGGGTGCCGAATTGATGACCGGGCTCTCGTTGCTTGCCGAGCGCGAGGGATTGGAGCCGGAGGCCATCAGCCGCTTCGTTCACGGCACCACGGTCGGTATCAACACCGTTATCCAGAGGCGCGGTGTGTCGCTCGCGCTCATGACGAATGCCGGTTTCGAGGATGTCATCGAACTGGCCCGGCTGAGAATGTCTGACGTCTATTCTCTGTTCTGCTCGCGGCCGGAACAGCTCATCGCACGCGACATGATCTTCGGTATCCCCGCGCGGTTGCGGGCCGATGGCAGCGAAGCGCAGGCACCGGACATGAAGGCGGTTGCCGCGGCCGTAGCAGCCGCAAGGGCCAAGGGCGCGGCGGGCATCATCATCTCCTTCCTGCACTCCTGGCGCGACGATGCCCAGGAAACCGCGGTCAAGAACGAAATCGAGAAGCTCGCGCCCGACCTCTTCGTCTTCACCTCCTCGGAAGTGTGGCCGGTCATCCGCGAATATGAGCGCACGACGACCGCGATCCTCAACGGTTACGTCCATCCGAGGGTTTCGGGTTACCTGACGGCTCTTGAGGACAAGCTCGCATCGCGAGGGGTGAAGGCGCCGGCGCTGCTGACGAAATCGAACGGCGGCGTGATGAACGCGGCGGAAGGAAAGCGTTCCTGCGTCCAGATGCTGCTTTCCGGCACGGCCTCTGGCGTGATCGGCGCCGCCTGGCTGGCGCGTCTCGCCGGTGAGAAACATGTCCTCACCCTCGATATCGGCGGCACCTCGGCAGACTTCGCGTTGATCATCAACGGCGAGCCGCAATTCGGGACAGGCGAATTGATCGGCGAGTTTCCGCTTCACATTCCCTCGGTCTCCGTCAGCTCCATCGGCATCGGCGGAGGCTCCATTGCCAGCATCGATGCCCATGGCGTCTTGCGGGTGGGGCCGGAATCGGCCGGCTCCACACCCGGTCCCGCCTGTTATGGCCGCGGTGGCACGCAAGCGACCGTGACCGATGCCATGGCCGTCTGCGGCTGGCTCGGGCATAGCGAGATGGCCTACGGTCAGTTGCAGGTCGATGTCGGGCTGGCACGCACAGCCGTCGCAACGCTTGCCGAGCGTATCGGGCGTTCGGTTGAAGAGGTGTCCCAGGCCATTCTCGACATTGCGATCTCGGAGATGTTCGTCGAGGTGGAAAAGCTCGCATCGCGGGCCGGCGTCGACTTGCGGGAGTTTACCCTCATGCCGTTCGGCGGCGGCGGCCCCATGTTGGGCGCGTTCCTCGCTCGCGAATTTCGCATGGCGAAGGTCATCGGGCCGCCGCGCCCGGGCGTTGTATCGGCTCTCGGCGGTCTGGTCGCGGATCTGCGCGGCGACTTCATCAAAACGATCTTCACGCATCTGTCGCCGGAGGCCGTGCCGTTGCTGCGCGGCTCTTCGGAAGCGCTGTCGGCCGAAGGACGAAGCTGGCTTATCAAGCAAGGCTATGAAGGACCTGCCGAACTGCGGATTTCCGCCGACATGCGCTATGTCGGCCAAAGCTTTGAAATCGAAGTGCCGCTGCGGGCGGCCTGGGTAGCGGAAGGCGATCTCGCCGCAATGGAAGAGGCGTTCCATGCCATGCACGCCCGCCTCTATGATTTTGCCGATCCGGACGGCAGGATCGAGATCGTCAATCTCCGTCTGTCCGCCATCGGCGCCGGACCGGCGCCGCAAACGACCGTCGGCCTCGGCGAGATTGTCGGCATGGCCGAACCCGAACGCGAAATACCGGTCTATACCGGCAAGGCGTTCGAATGGATCGGACTATACCGGCGAGACCAGTTGCATCCGGGCGGACACTTCAGCGGGCCCGCCGTCGTAGCCCAGGACGATACGACCTTCGCCATTCCGGCTGGCACGCAGGTAACGATCGATCGCCACCTGAACCTTCATCTCACATTTTCGGAGTAG